One Sagittula stellata E-37 genomic window carries:
- a CDS encoding serine/threonine protein kinase, whose translation MKDPRAKDIFQLGQLLNNTYRVEAVLGRGGLSEVYLARSTISGRVVAIKALRAEFSDNDSYTSLITREEGVREIRHDAVVRYFDTQRTPEGIVYLVMDYIEGKALDMFLREGGMSVEDVLAVGERVLAGLADAHRNNIVHRDIAPDNIILRAGDPRQAVIIDFGIAKDTTPDAVTIVGEGFAGKLGYAAPEQFGGHTDPRSDIYALGAALLATYLGKKPNMGKQPMEVLPKKMQPLDTEGVPEPLCMLIRRMTEPDAKKRFQTADEAVEAFKRAQNGTPLQYILDGPPELTVTESPTVRAVPPLSNGWDTTAPGTVPPGTIPPGTMPPGTIPPGTVPPGTMPPGTMPPGTVPPSGGTWTVAPDGTAHGGTAVPEPPVKRGKGALIGAGLLVAAVVAGGAWYVLQGPGGARFPEQSPFELTVSRGADGAVAATGFVPSPAALANLTQRVESLGGTAELSLGSGALAETWPQGVISMLDAAATLEEFEIALSDNRAEVTGLAEDRATLDAATKGLDGALYPGLDVKADLLLGPRDLTPDDLADVIDFWADCGALTLQPPQGDSFALGDTLRISGTFAADASRAELEKSLTERIGSRSLQIDAGVLNDMHCRIDEALPALPAEGMEVVFGSGDDGASRPDGLFRPGDNPTIDVALPEGTEGYLHVILVDVQGVVYNLLPNRLAPEHAVAALRQTAEDGRVRVAFSEAVARAETRVAFRVDDSVIGRSRVVVFHTRAPLFDGVRKVTETLDVFLQDLVRRREAAPEIFLGLQSAVLETRG comes from the coding sequence ATGAAGGACCCCCGGGCGAAAGACATCTTCCAGCTCGGCCAGCTCCTCAACAACACCTACCGGGTGGAGGCGGTCCTTGGCCGTGGCGGCCTGTCGGAGGTCTACCTCGCACGCTCCACGATCTCGGGGCGTGTGGTGGCGATCAAGGCGCTCAGGGCCGAGTTTTCCGACAACGACAGCTACACCTCGCTCATCACCCGCGAGGAAGGCGTGCGCGAGATCCGGCACGACGCCGTGGTGCGCTACTTCGACACCCAGCGCACGCCGGAGGGCATCGTCTACCTCGTGATGGATTACATCGAGGGCAAGGCGCTCGACATGTTCCTGCGCGAGGGCGGCATGTCGGTGGAGGACGTGCTGGCCGTGGGCGAACGTGTGCTGGCCGGGCTTGCGGACGCGCACCGCAACAACATCGTGCATCGCGATATAGCACCGGACAATATCATCCTGCGCGCGGGCGATCCCCGGCAGGCGGTCATCATCGACTTCGGCATCGCCAAGGACACGACGCCCGACGCGGTGACCATTGTCGGCGAGGGTTTTGCGGGCAAGCTGGGCTATGCCGCGCCCGAACAGTTCGGCGGCCACACCGATCCCCGCTCCGACATCTACGCGCTGGGGGCCGCGCTGCTGGCGACCTACCTCGGCAAGAAGCCGAACATGGGCAAGCAGCCGATGGAGGTGCTGCCCAAGAAGATGCAGCCGCTCGACACCGAGGGCGTGCCGGAGCCGTTGTGCATGCTGATCCGGCGGATGACGGAGCCCGACGCCAAGAAGCGGTTCCAGACGGCGGACGAGGCGGTGGAGGCGTTCAAGCGGGCGCAGAACGGGACACCGCTGCAGTACATACTGGACGGCCCGCCGGAGCTGACGGTGACCGAGTCGCCAACCGTGCGGGCCGTTCCGCCGCTGAGCAACGGGTGGGACACGACGGCGCCGGGCACCGTACCGCCAGGCACGATTCCACCCGGAACCATGCCGCCGGGGACAATTCCCCCAGGTACGGTCCCTCCGGGCACCATGCCACCGGGCACCATGCCGCCGGGGACTGTGCCGCCGTCTGGCGGGACATGGACGGTGGCGCCCGACGGCACCGCGCATGGCGGGACGGCGGTGCCGGAGCCACCCGTGAAACGCGGCAAGGGCGCGCTGATCGGTGCGGGGCTGTTGGTTGCGGCTGTCGTGGCGGGCGGCGCCTGGTACGTGTTGCAGGGGCCGGGCGGGGCACGCTTTCCGGAACAGTCGCCGTTCGAACTGACCGTCTCGCGCGGGGCAGACGGCGCGGTGGCCGCGACGGGATTTGTCCCCTCGCCCGCGGCTCTGGCGAATTTGACCCAACGGGTGGAGTCCCTGGGCGGCACGGCGGAATTGTCGCTGGGCAGCGGCGCGTTGGCCGAGACCTGGCCCCAGGGTGTGATATCGATGCTGGATGCTGCCGCCACGCTGGAAGAATTCGAGATCGCGCTCAGCGACAACCGGGCAGAGGTCACGGGTCTGGCAGAGGACCGCGCCACGCTCGATGCCGCGACGAAGGGGCTGGACGGCGCGCTCTATCCCGGGCTGGACGTGAAGGCCGACCTGCTGCTGGGGCCGCGCGACCTGACGCCCGACGATCTGGCCGACGTGATCGACTTCTGGGCCGATTGCGGGGCGCTGACTCTTCAGCCGCCACAGGGCGACAGCTTTGCGCTTGGCGACACGCTGCGGATCAGCGGCACCTTCGCCGCCGACGCCAGTCGCGCGGAGCTTGAGAAATCCCTGACGGAACGCATCGGCAGCCGCTCCTTGCAGATCGACGCCGGTGTGCTGAACGACATGCATTGCCGCATCGACGAGGCGCTGCCCGCTTTGCCTGCCGAGGGGATGGAGGTCGTCTTCGGGTCCGGCGATGACGGCGCGTCGCGGCCCGACGGCTTGTTCCGCCCCGGCGACAACCCGACCATCGACGTCGCTCTGCCGGAGGGGACCGAGGGTTACCTGCACGTGATCCTCGTGGACGTGCAGGGCGTCGTCTACAACCTGCTGCCAAACCGCCTTGCGCCGGAGCACGCCGTGGCCGCCCTGCGTCAGACGGCAGAGGACGGGCGTGTCCGGGTGGCGTTCTCGGAGGCCGTGGCGCGGGCGGAAACCCGCGTCGCCTTCCGCGTCGACGACAGCGTGATCGGCCGGTCGCGGGTGGTGGTCTTCCACACGCGCGCGCCGCTGTTCGACGGGGTGCGCAAGGTGACAGAGACGCTCGACGTTTTCCTGCAGGACCTTGTCAGGCGGCGCGAGGCTGCGCCGGAGATATTCCTGGGATTGCAGTCCGCGGTGCTCGAAACGCGCGGTTGA
- a CDS encoding glycosyltransferase family 2 protein, which yields MRIACLTMVHRDHWALSRWYAHHARQLGAANLFVVAHGPDPEIARICPGASVLTIPRDRFDNFDKARAEMLDGFHAGLAKVYDWVIRTDADELVVIDPARWDSIADALAACDVPVVTALGFDLAERPGEAPLTDAAVFGPRRALAFSGHYSKAVAARRAVSFQLHGTKVAPRRLDGFPFQMPQGLYLAHLKYANRAVLAEGNAIRMAVASAPGKGLPGGGWKEAEDDALKFYDTFEARPHLPWDQAEPRAHATLSVKPARLERFSVVKTRALKLPFRTDLPDRFFGQG from the coding sequence ATGCGCATAGCCTGCCTGACCATGGTCCACCGCGATCACTGGGCGCTCTCGCGCTGGTACGCCCACCATGCCCGCCAGCTGGGCGCCGCGAACCTCTTCGTCGTGGCGCATGGTCCCGACCCCGAGATCGCCCGCATCTGTCCCGGCGCCTCGGTCCTGACCATCCCGCGCGACCGCTTCGACAACTTCGACAAGGCCCGGGCCGAGATGCTCGACGGCTTCCACGCAGGTCTGGCAAAGGTCTACGACTGGGTGATCCGCACCGATGCCGACGAACTGGTGGTGATCGATCCGGCGCGATGGGACAGTATCGCCGACGCGCTGGCCGCCTGCGACGTCCCGGTCGTCACGGCCCTGGGGTTCGACCTTGCCGAACGTCCCGGAGAGGCGCCGCTCACCGATGCGGCGGTCTTCGGTCCCCGCCGCGCGCTGGCCTTCTCCGGCCACTATTCCAAAGCCGTCGCCGCCCGCCGTGCCGTAAGCTTCCAGCTTCACGGCACGAAGGTCGCCCCCCGCAGGCTCGACGGATTCCCGTTCCAAATGCCGCAGGGGCTCTACCTCGCGCATCTGAAATACGCCAACCGCGCCGTGCTGGCCGAAGGCAACGCTATCCGCATGGCGGTCGCCAGCGCCCCGGGCAAGGGCCTGCCCGGCGGCGGCTGGAAAGAGGCCGAAGACGACGCCCTGAAGTTCTACGACACTTTCGAGGCGCGGCCGCACCTGCCGTGGGATCAGGCCGAACCCAGGGCCCATGCCACGCTCTCGGTCAAACCCGCCCGGCTCGAACGTTTCAGCGTGGTAAAGACCCGGGCCCTGAAACTGCCGTTCAGGACCGACCTGCCAGACCGCTTCTTCGGACAGGGCTGA
- a CDS encoding YitT family protein: MPTLLHLPPADRHTLSEDIVGLLVGTLLMALAVHVLRAGGLITGQIAGLSLILSYAAGWSFGAVFFVLNLPFFLLALRRMGLKFTVKSFVAVALLSLFTELLPLGLTLTALQPWVAAVVFGVLGGVALIVLFRHGATLGGVGIVALWLQDTRGIPAGNVQLAFDLCVFALAFALFPWDVAATSLLGAVILNLMITVNHRGDRYIARSQ, translated from the coding sequence ATGCCCACCTTGTTGCACCTTCCCCCCGCCGACCGTCACACGCTTTCCGAAGATATCGTCGGCCTGCTTGTCGGAACGCTGCTGATGGCGCTTGCGGTACACGTGCTGCGCGCGGGCGGGCTGATCACCGGGCAGATCGCGGGGCTGTCGCTGATCCTGTCCTATGCCGCCGGATGGTCCTTTGGGGCGGTGTTCTTTGTCCTGAACCTGCCGTTCTTCCTGCTGGCGCTGAGGCGCATGGGGCTGAAGTTCACGGTGAAGAGTTTTGTGGCGGTCGCGTTGCTGTCGCTCTTTACCGAGTTGCTGCCGCTGGGGCTGACGCTGACCGCATTGCAGCCCTGGGTGGCTGCGGTGGTGTTCGGTGTCCTGGGTGGCGTTGCGTTGATCGTGCTGTTCCGGCACGGGGCGACGCTGGGCGGCGTCGGCATCGTGGCGCTGTGGCTGCAGGACACGCGGGGCATTCCTGCTGGCAACGTGCAACTGGCCTTCGATCTGTGCGTCTTTGCGCTGGCCTTCGCGCTGTTCCCTTGGGACGTCGCGGCCACGTCGTTGCTGGGCGCGGTGATCCTCAACCTGATGATCACGGTGAATCATCGCGGCGACAGGTACATCGCGCGGTCGCAGTAG
- a CDS encoding potassium channel family protein translates to MQKLRWLTLIVTLVVIIATGTVFFHHVEGWNWLDSYFFTVVTLSTVGYGELVPATAVGKIGTTVFILVGLGVFAVAVQQFGQYAMRKREEHTEWLIARLDTSDEKPANDDDPPDRR, encoded by the coding sequence ATGCAGAAGCTGCGCTGGCTGACCCTGATCGTGACGCTCGTGGTGATCATCGCCACGGGCACGGTCTTCTTCCACCATGTCGAGGGTTGGAACTGGCTGGACAGCTACTTCTTCACGGTGGTGACGCTGTCGACCGTGGGTTACGGAGAGCTCGTCCCCGCCACGGCGGTCGGCAAGATCGGGACCACGGTCTTTATCCTCGTCGGTCTGGGCGTTTTCGCGGTTGCGGTCCAGCAATTCGGGCAATACGCCATGCGCAAGCGCGAAGAGCACACGGAGTGGTTGATCGCGCGGCTCGACACCAGTGATGAGAAACCCGCCAATGATGATGACCCGCCGGACCGCCGCTGA
- a CDS encoding methyl-accepting chemotaxis protein translates to MFALPSWARRPGFPARRLAFSVLFLPLIPLASLYAGTPFVPALMGAMALALAMALGSAMSSGLRDYVMATAIMGQAMMMTAVFAGHPFQIDTHMLFFVLLAVVAIPGRIDVLIYACIITAVHHFAFTVALPALVYPTGDLMTNVARTALHAAIVALEGVVLGLAVHDRSATLARVHNKSRALEVGTRMAEDARLDVQAAHQSASRVIEEMRIGLSRLAGRDLCFGIRDPFPAQYEILRSEFNVTVSILRDAFANASAVVDGFSTDSQGLSQTMNELAALAEVQSRALSEMTAATETLVDALSKTAEQARDAAQSSGEARDSAVDGTEVTAAAIAAMRAIEESSRQIGTIVDLIDDVSFQTNLLALNAGVEAARAGEAGKGFAVVAAEVRQLAKSTSEAASGIRQLIHDSTRQVSEGATLVDAVGRRLQDIEDKISRASDLTAAISNRNVEQVGAVSQLHERARSTEDKTRQTAAMGERLAGMSRRMSLSSKRLSCDMEAFTLSEDDLKGAAGRDRTDTAS, encoded by the coding sequence ATGTTTGCCCTTCCGTCCTGGGCCCGGCGGCCCGGATTCCCGGCTCGCCGCCTTGCCTTCAGCGTGCTGTTCCTGCCACTGATCCCGCTGGCCAGCCTGTACGCCGGGACGCCATTCGTGCCCGCGCTCATGGGGGCGATGGCGCTTGCCCTTGCCATGGCCCTGGGTTCCGCCATGTCCTCTGGCCTGCGCGACTACGTGATGGCCACGGCGATCATGGGGCAGGCGATGATGATGACCGCCGTCTTCGCCGGGCACCCGTTCCAGATCGACACGCACATGCTGTTCTTCGTGCTGCTGGCCGTGGTCGCCATACCGGGGCGGATCGACGTTCTGATCTACGCCTGCATCATCACGGCTGTGCATCATTTCGCGTTCACCGTCGCCCTTCCTGCATTGGTCTATCCGACAGGCGACCTGATGACGAACGTCGCGCGCACCGCCCTGCATGCGGCCATCGTCGCGCTCGAAGGGGTGGTGCTGGGCCTTGCGGTCCACGACCGCAGTGCCACCCTTGCCCGCGTGCACAACAAGTCGCGCGCACTGGAGGTCGGCACCCGGATGGCGGAGGATGCCAGGCTTGACGTTCAGGCCGCGCACCAAAGCGCCAGCCGCGTGATCGAGGAAATGCGCATCGGCCTCAGCCGGCTGGCCGGACGCGACCTCTGCTTCGGCATCCGCGATCCCTTTCCCGCGCAGTACGAAATCCTGAGGTCAGAGTTCAACGTCACGGTCAGCATCCTGCGCGACGCCTTCGCCAACGCCAGCGCGGTGGTCGATGGCTTCTCGACCGACTCGCAAGGCCTGTCGCAAACCATGAACGAACTGGCCGCCCTGGCGGAGGTGCAGTCACGCGCGCTGTCGGAGATGACCGCAGCCACCGAAACGCTGGTCGACGCGCTCTCGAAGACCGCCGAACAGGCCAGGGATGCCGCCCAGAGTTCGGGGGAAGCGCGTGACAGCGCCGTCGACGGCACCGAGGTCACCGCCGCCGCCATCGCCGCGATGCGCGCGATCGAGGAAAGCTCCCGCCAGATCGGCACCATCGTCGATCTTATCGACGACGTGTCCTTCCAGACCAACCTGCTGGCGCTCAATGCCGGGGTGGAGGCGGCGCGCGCCGGGGAGGCGGGCAAGGGCTTTGCCGTCGTCGCCGCAGAGGTGCGGCAACTGGCCAAGAGCACGTCCGAGGCGGCCAGCGGCATCCGTCAGCTGATCCACGACAGCACACGGCAGGTCAGCGAGGGCGCAACCCTGGTGGACGCCGTGGGGCGGCGCCTGCAGGATATCGAGGACAAGATATCCCGCGCCAGCGACCTGACCGCCGCGATCTCCAACCGCAACGTGGAACAGGTCGGCGCGGTCTCTCAACTCCACGAAAGGGCGCGCAGCACCGAAGACAAGACCCGGCAGACCGCCGCCATGGGCGAACGGCTTGCCGGAATGAGCCGCCGCATGTCCCTGTCCTCGAAACGGCTGTCCTGCGACATGGAGGCGTTCACCCTTTCGGAGGATGATCTCAAGGGCGCGGCCGGGCGCGACCGGACCGACACCGCGTCCTAG
- a CDS encoding glycosyltransferase family protein — translation MEDLDLVYVLDPRFEGGASTAVAAELDGLAQAPNPPRTGIMMVKAHLLGLPWPSHPGIRRHIESGFLRVVWPWERLTAQIALVHHPVVFANLPRARLPLRAARAVLVLHHPMVDAKGTRQYDLDTVCEVIAATLSPEVLVTPVSPVVRRSLRARKGKTGVLVEEDWINLISPEDWPFDPDRIAPDPKTIVLGRHARPDPSKWPDTLEDAALIYGAGEDDIEVRVLGGGDFLQAKYQKPVPGNWLMLPFDFDGVQDFLAGLDFYVYYHDSAWSEAFGRTVLEALAMGCVAILPPHFRELFGEAALYAEPKEVLPLVRAIAADPDRWRSLRRAARRWVLENHAVTWRAAERAKLFGLTDSSVSKDPAPQRPVPKIVQETPAIDRRSRAPVLFVSTNGIGVGHLTQQMAIADRLPRDALQPVFASMSFSLKVASDAGYPVFYLPHHRHLGAGHETWNTVFAEELYDLICHLQPALLAYDGTAAFGGLIDALDAFPDLVSLWVRRAMWREIHRDFLNVSDAFTGVIEPGELPGDLDFGPTRDQRGNTHVTEPVLHIDPAARHDRAAARRHYGFDDDDLVVALQMGSGANFATEDLRAEVIRHLLRHAKVRVLDIVSPLAKRPPLPEGTEGRVHQLREFPSYLNSRAVDAAVGVAGYNAFHEQLYGGIPTLFIPNESPEMDSQLTRAQWAEIMGHGLCLRARDAAARLDTKIAELLDPGARAAMRSRMATLKPSKGAAELAGLVADHAGMVRTDRFPWDAYPR, via the coding sequence GTGGAGGATCTCGATCTCGTCTACGTGCTCGACCCGCGGTTCGAAGGGGGGGCCTCCACCGCCGTCGCCGCCGAGCTCGACGGGCTGGCACAGGCGCCCAACCCGCCGCGCACCGGCATCATGATGGTCAAGGCGCACCTGCTGGGTCTGCCGTGGCCGTCGCATCCGGGCATCCGTCGGCATATCGAAAGCGGTTTCCTGCGCGTTGTCTGGCCATGGGAACGGCTGACCGCGCAGATCGCCTTGGTCCACCACCCGGTGGTCTTCGCCAACCTGCCGCGCGCACGGCTGCCATTGCGTGCGGCGCGGGCGGTGCTGGTCCTGCACCACCCGATGGTCGATGCCAAGGGCACACGCCAATATGACCTCGACACGGTGTGCGAGGTCATCGCCGCGACGCTGTCGCCCGAGGTGCTCGTCACCCCGGTCAGCCCGGTCGTGCGCCGGTCGTTGCGGGCGCGCAAGGGCAAGACCGGCGTGCTGGTCGAGGAGGACTGGATCAACCTCATCTCGCCGGAGGACTGGCCGTTTGATCCAGACCGCATCGCACCCGATCCGAAGACCATCGTGCTGGGACGTCACGCGCGGCCCGACCCCTCGAAATGGCCGGACACGCTGGAAGATGCCGCGCTGATCTACGGCGCGGGCGAGGACGACATAGAGGTGCGCGTACTGGGCGGCGGAGACTTCCTGCAGGCCAAGTACCAAAAGCCCGTACCGGGCAACTGGCTCATGCTGCCGTTCGACTTCGACGGCGTGCAGGACTTCCTCGCCGGTCTCGACTTCTACGTCTACTACCACGACAGCGCCTGGAGCGAGGCCTTCGGCAGGACTGTCCTCGAAGCGCTTGCCATGGGCTGCGTCGCCATACTGCCGCCGCACTTCAGGGAGCTTTTCGGCGAGGCCGCGCTTTACGCCGAACCGAAAGAGGTGCTGCCGCTAGTGCGCGCCATCGCCGCCGATCCCGACCGCTGGCGGTCGTTGCGCCGAGCCGCCCGCCGCTGGGTGCTGGAAAACCACGCCGTGACGTGGCGCGCCGCGGAACGGGCCAAGCTCTTCGGCCTGACCGACAGTTCTGTATCGAAAGACCCTGCGCCGCAACGCCCGGTGCCCAAAATCGTGCAGGAAACGCCCGCGATCGACCGCCGATCGCGCGCGCCGGTCCTGTTTGTATCCACGAACGGCATCGGTGTCGGACACCTGACACAGCAGATGGCCATTGCCGACCGGCTGCCCCGCGACGCGCTCCAGCCGGTCTTTGCCTCCATGAGCTTCTCGCTCAAGGTGGCCTCCGATGCGGGTTACCCGGTGTTCTACCTGCCGCACCACCGCCATCTGGGCGCGGGGCACGAGACATGGAACACCGTGTTTGCCGAGGAACTGTACGACCTGATCTGCCACCTGCAGCCCGCGCTTCTGGCCTATGACGGGACGGCGGCCTTCGGCGGGCTGATCGATGCGCTCGACGCCTTCCCGGATCTCGTCTCGCTCTGGGTGCGGCGGGCCATGTGGCGCGAGATCCACCGGGATTTCCTGAACGTCTCCGACGCGTTCACCGGCGTCATCGAACCCGGCGAACTGCCCGGCGACCTCGACTTCGGGCCGACCCGTGACCAGCGTGGCAATACGCACGTCACGGAACCCGTGCTCCACATCGACCCCGCCGCGCGCCACGACCGCGCCGCCGCGCGCCGTCACTACGGTTTCGACGACGACGACCTTGTCGTGGCGCTGCAGATGGGCTCGGGTGCGAACTTCGCGACGGAGGACCTGCGCGCCGAAGTGATCCGCCACCTTCTCCGCCACGCGAAGGTCCGGGTGCTGGACATCGTCTCGCCGCTCGCCAAACGGCCGCCCTTGCCCGAAGGGACGGAGGGGCGCGTCCACCAGCTCCGCGAATTTCCCAGTTACCTCAACAGCCGTGCCGTCGACGCCGCCGTGGGGGTCGCGGGGTACAACGCCTTCCATGAACAGCTTTACGGCGGCATCCCCACGCTCTTCATCCCCAACGAGTCGCCCGAGATGGACAGCCAGCTTACGCGCGCGCAATGGGCCGAGATCATGGGCCACGGCCTCTGCCTGCGCGCCCGCGACGCCGCGGCCCGGCTCGACACGAAGATTGCCGAACTGCTCGACCCCGGCGCCCGCGCCGCGATGCGCTCCAGGATGGCCACGCTGAAACCCAGCAAGGGCGCCGCCGAACTGGCCGGGCTCGTCGCCGACCATGCGGGCATGGTGCGCACCGACCGTTTCCCATGGGACGCCTACCCGCGATGA
- a CDS encoding NADP-dependent isocitrate dehydrogenase, which translates to MTRIKVDNPIVEMDGDEMTRIMWAFIKEKLILPYLDLDLLYYDLGIEERDRTGDQITIDAAEKTKEVGVAVKCATITPDEQRVEEFGLKKMWKSPNGTIRNILGGVVFRQPIICRNVPRLVPGWTSPIVVGRHAFGDQYKATDFHFPSAGKLTMKWEGANGEVIEREVYDAPDAGVYMGMYNQDESIRDFARASLNYGLTLGWPVYLSTKNTILKAYDGRFKDLFQEIYEAEFAEKFKAEGIWYEHRLIDDMVACALKWNGKFVWACKNYDGDVQSDTVAQGFGSLGMMTSQLMTPDGRIVEAEAAHGTVTRHYRQHQKGEATSTNSIASIYAWTGGLKHRAKLDGNAALQDFAETLERVIVETVEAGYMTKDLALLVGPDQGWLTTMGFLEKIDERLNKALAG; encoded by the coding sequence ATGACCCGTATCAAGGTCGACAATCCGATCGTGGAGATGGACGGCGACGAGATGACCCGCATCATGTGGGCTTTCATCAAGGAAAAGCTGATCCTGCCGTACCTCGACCTGGACCTGCTTTACTACGATCTCGGGATCGAGGAGCGGGACAGGACCGGGGACCAGATCACCATCGACGCCGCCGAAAAGACGAAGGAGGTTGGCGTCGCGGTCAAATGCGCGACGATCACCCCGGACGAGCAGCGTGTCGAGGAATTCGGTCTCAAGAAGATGTGGAAGTCGCCCAACGGCACGATCCGCAACATCCTGGGCGGCGTCGTCTTCCGCCAGCCGATCATCTGCCGCAACGTGCCGCGCCTCGTGCCGGGCTGGACCTCGCCCATCGTGGTGGGCCGGCACGCCTTCGGCGACCAGTACAAGGCCACGGATTTCCACTTCCCCTCGGCGGGCAAGCTGACGATGAAATGGGAAGGCGCCAACGGCGAGGTGATCGAGCGCGAGGTCTACGACGCGCCCGATGCCGGGGTCTACATGGGCATGTACAACCAGGACGAGTCGATCCGCGACTTTGCCCGCGCCTCGCTGAACTACGGTCTGACGCTGGGCTGGCCGGTGTACCTGTCGACCAAGAACACCATTCTCAAGGCCTACGACGGGCGGTTCAAGGACCTGTTCCAGGAGATCTACGAGGCGGAGTTTGCCGAGAAGTTCAAGGCGGAGGGCATCTGGTACGAGCACCGGCTGATCGACGACATGGTGGCCTGCGCGCTCAAGTGGAACGGCAAGTTCGTCTGGGCCTGCAAGAACTATGACGGCGACGTGCAGTCGGACACGGTGGCGCAGGGCTTCGGGTCGCTGGGGATGATGACCTCGCAACTGATGACGCCGGATGGCCGGATCGTGGAGGCGGAGGCGGCGCACGGCACGGTGACGCGCCATTACCGTCAGCACCAGAAGGGCGAGGCGACCTCCACCAACTCCATCGCGTCGATCTATGCCTGGACCGGCGGGCTGAAGCACCGCGCGAAGCTGGACGGCAACGCGGCGCTGCAGGACTTTGCCGAGACGCTGGAGCGGGTGATCGTCGAGACCGTGGAGGCCGGCTACATGACCAAGGACCTGGCGCTGCTGGTGGGTCCCGATCAGGGCTGGCTGACCACGATGGGATTTCTGGAGAAGATCGACGAGCGGCTGAACAAGGCGCTGGCGGGCTGA
- a CDS encoding multidrug effflux MFS transporter: MTSRTDTTEVPSTPDYVLPGRFEFITMMAMLTAMVAFSIDGMMPALPDIASDLSPDAPNAAQLVLTSFVLGLGVGTLFTGPLSDRFGRKPVIVAGVAVYVLGALTSVLSDSLWWLLLTRLIQGLGAAGPRVVVMAVTRDLYEGRGMAQIMSFVMMVFALVPAMAPLLGQQIIRISEWHMIFLAFAVFGVVAATWVTIRLPETLPKARRRKFHPRQIRAALTEMMALPDVRLPIVVMTLAFACLFSVISSIQPIYEDWLGRAETFPMWFCLTAILAASSSYVNARLVMRLGMRRLITSILVVQIFVSTGMLVVILLNPGGLTLFVAFLVWQQVQFFQAGLTFGNLNAIAMAPMGHIAGTAASVISALATVASVVLAIPIGLLFNGTPLPLVAGVLIYASLALFVMRRLRHIEDA; the protein is encoded by the coding sequence ATGACCTCCCGTACCGACACGACCGAAGTGCCTTCCACACCCGACTACGTCCTGCCGGGGCGGTTCGAGTTCATCACCATGATGGCGATGCTGACCGCGATGGTGGCATTTTCCATAGACGGGATGATGCCCGCCCTGCCCGATATCGCCAGCGATCTCAGCCCCGACGCGCCCAATGCCGCGCAACTGGTGCTGACCAGCTTCGTGCTGGGTCTTGGGGTCGGCACGCTGTTCACCGGCCCGCTTTCCGACCGTTTCGGGCGCAAGCCGGTGATCGTGGCGGGCGTGGCGGTCTACGTTCTGGGGGCTCTGACCTCGGTGCTGTCGGACAGCTTGTGGTGGTTGCTGCTGACGCGGCTGATCCAGGGGCTGGGGGCCGCGGGGCCGCGCGTGGTGGTCATGGCGGTGACGCGCGATCTGTACGAGGGGCGCGGCATGGCGCAGATCATGTCCTTCGTGATGATGGTCTTCGCGCTGGTGCCCGCAATGGCGCCGCTGCTGGGCCAGCAAATCATACGGATCTCGGAATGGCACATGATCTTCCTCGCCTTCGCGGTCTTCGGTGTGGTCGCCGCGACCTGGGTGACGATCCGCCTGCCGGAAACGCTGCCGAAGGCGAGACGCCGCAAGTTCCATCCGCGCCAGATCCGCGCCGCCCTGACCGAAATGATGGCCCTGCCCGACGTGCGTCTGCCGATCGTGGTGATGACGCTGGCCTTCGCCTGCCTGTTCTCGGTCATCTCGTCTATCCAGCCGATCTACGAGGACTGGCTGGGCCGGGCCGAGACCTTCCCGATGTGGTTCTGCCTGACCGCGATCCTGGCGGCGTCATCGAGTTACGTGAACGCGCGGCTCGTGATGCGGCTGGGGATGCGGCGGCTGATCACCTCCATCCTGGTGGTGCAGATCTTTGTCAGCACCGGCATGCTGGTTGTGATCCTGCTCAACCCCGGTGGGCTTACGCTGTTTGTGGCCTTCCTCGTGTGGCAACAGGTGCAGTTCTTCCAGGCCGGTCTGACCTTCGGCAACCTCAACGCCATCGCCATGGCGCCGATGGGGCATATCGCGGGCACCGCCGCCTCGGTCATCAGCGCGTTGGCGACCGTGGCCTCGGTCGTGCTGGCCATTCCCATCGGGCTGCTGTTCAACGGCACGCCGTTGCCGCTGGTCGCCGGGGTGCTGATCTATGCCTCGCTCGCCCTGTTCGTCATGCGCAGGTTGCGCCACATCGAGGATGCCTGA